Proteins encoded by one window of Cloeon dipterum chromosome 4, ieCloDipt1.1, whole genome shotgun sequence:
- the LOC135942172 gene encoding V-type proton ATPase catalytic subunit A-like: MSTSLPRIVDDYSEKKVGYVHAVSGPVVIAERMGGSAMYELVRVGVGKLVGEIIRLENDMATIQVYEETSGVTVGDEVLRTSQPLSVSLGPGILGSIFDGIQRPLQTINEISNSIYIPKGVFIPALDSNTEWEFSAANNMKVGSHITGGDIYGIVMENSLIKEHKMMLPPRAKGTITYIAEPGNYTINDVILETEFDGEKTKHKMVHVWPVRSPRPCAEKVPANRPLLTGQRVLDALFPCVLGGTTAIPGAFGCGKTVISQSLSKYSNSDIIVYVGCGERGNEMSEVLRDFPELTCDNNGVTESIMKRTALVANTSNMPVAAREASIYTGITLSEYFRDMGYNVSMMADSTSRWAEALREISGRLAEMPADSGYPAYLGARLASFYERAGRVTCLGSPNREGSVSIVGAVSPPGGDFSDPVTSATLGIVQVFWGLDKKLAQRKHFPSINWLISYSKYMRALEEYYDKEYPEFTALRTKVKEILQEEEDLSEIVQLVGKASLAESDKITLEVAKLLKDDFLQQNGYTPYDRYCPFYKTVGMLKNMVGFYDMAQHAVESTAQTEDKITWAIIRDRMNPILYKLSSMKFKDPVKDGEQNIREEFDNLYDEIQANFRLLQE; the protein is encoded by the exons ATGTCTACGTCTTTGCCGAGAATTGTTGATGATTACAGCGAGAAGAAGGTCGGTTACGTGCACGCCGTTTCCGGGCCTG tgGTGATTGCCGAGCGGATGGGAGGGTCCGCGATGTACGAGCTGGTTCGCGTCGGAGTTGGAAAGCTGGTGGGCGAGATTATCCGTCTGGAGAACGACATGGCCACCATCCAGGTGTATGAAGAGACGTCCGGCGTGACGGTCGGCGACGAGGTCCTGCGTACCAGCCAGCCGCTGTCCGTCAGTCTCGGCCCCGGCATTTTGGGCTCCATCTTCGACGGCATCCAACGGCCGCTGCAGACCATCAACGAAATCTCCAACTCGATTTACATCCCCAAGGGCGTCTTCATTCCCGCTCTCGACTCCAATACTGAGTGGGAATTCTCGGCTGCGAATAATAtgaag gtTGGCAGCCACATCACTGGTGGTGACATTTACGGCATTGTCATGGAAAATTCGCTGATCAAAGAACACAAGATGATGTTGCCGCCGAGAGCCAAAGGCACTATCACCTACATCGCCGAGCCTGGAAACTACACAATAAAC GACGTAATTCTGGAGACTGAGTTTGACGGAGAGAAGACCAAGCATAAAATGGTCCACGTGTGGCCCGTGCGCTCGCCGAGACCTTGTGCTGAAAAGGTGCCCGCCAACCGACCCCTGCTCACCGGGCAGCGCGTGCTTGATGCTCTCTTCCC ttgTGTCTTGGGTGGCACCACCGCGATTCCTGGAGCTTTTGGCTGCGGAAAAACTGTGATTTCGCAGTCGCTGTCCAAGTATTCCAATTCGGACATCATCGTCTATGTCGGCTGTGGAGAGCGTGGTAACGAGATGTCTGAG GTACTCCGTGATTTCCCTGAGCTGACTTGCGACAACAACGGCGTCACAGAGTCGATCATGAAGCGCACAGCCCTGGTTGCCAACACTTCCAACATGCCAGTCGCTGCTCGTGAAGCCTCCATCTACACTG GTATCACCCTATCTGAGTACTTCCGTGACATGGGCTACAACGTGTCCATGATGGCCGACTCGACGTCCCGTTGGGCTGAGGCTCTGCGAGAAATCTCAGGTCGTCTGGCCGAAATGCCTGCCGACTCTGGCTACCCTGCGTACCTGGGTGCCCGCCTCGCCTCCTTCTACGAGCGCGCTGGACGCGTCACCTGCCTCGGCAGCCCCAACCGCGAAGGCTCCGTAAGCATCGTCGGCGCCGTGTCGCCTCCCGGCGGTGACTTCTCTGACCCTGTCACCTCAGCCACCCTCGGCATCGTGCAGGTCTTCTGGGGCTTGGACAAGAAGCTGGCCCAACGCAAGCACTTCCCCTCCATCAACTGGCTCATTTCTTACAG caaGTACATGAGGGCACTTGAGGAATATTACGATAAGGAGTACCCCGAGTTCACTGCTCTGAGAACCAAAGTAAAGGAGATCCTTCAGGAGGAGGAAGACTTGTCTGAAATCGTGCAGCTCGTCGGCAAAGCATCCCTCGCTGAGAGTGACAAAATCACCCTGGAAGTGGCCAAGCTTCTCAAAGATGATTTCCTCCAGCAGAACGG ctacACACCATACGATCGCTACTGCCCATTCTACAAAACTGTCGGCATGCTGAAAAACATGGTCGGCTTTTATGACATGGCGCAACACGCCGTTGAGTCGACAGCCCAAACCGAAGACAAGATCACCTGGGCCATCATCAGGGACCGAATGAATCCCATCCTATACAAGCTCTCCTCGATGAAGTTCAAG gACCCTGTCAAGGACGGCGAGCAGAATATCAGGGAAGAGTTTGACAACCTCTACGACGAGATCCAGGCCAACTTCCGTTTGCTGCAAGAATAA